A window from Synechococcus sp. RSCCF101 encodes these proteins:
- a CDS encoding alpha/beta hydrolase produces the protein MSIPGRLRIIAMHGWSGDAAGWAPWAEAARQRGWSWSSGERGYGGGAPSMPSWQDSGGEAAGGTRTLVAHSLGWHLVPRSLLESSEQVVLLASFGRFVPEGREGRSLRQALEGMETCLAQGEGEGEAMLQRFLAEAAAPQEASLMPPGPADRPLTEEGRRRLLADLGLLRDCEGVPAGLPVGARILVLEAGEDRIVPPASRQALLAELTAAGHRPERRCLEGVGHALLSPLLLPTVLAWLEQTA, from the coding sequence TGGGCCGAAGCGGCGCGGCAACGCGGCTGGAGCTGGTCCAGCGGCGAACGCGGGTATGGCGGGGGTGCCCCCTCGATGCCGTCCTGGCAGGACTCCGGCGGCGAGGCCGCTGGCGGGACACGCACCCTGGTGGCCCATTCCCTCGGCTGGCACCTCGTGCCGCGAAGCCTGCTGGAGAGCAGCGAGCAGGTGGTTCTGCTGGCCAGCTTCGGGCGCTTCGTCCCCGAGGGCCGCGAGGGTCGCTCGCTGCGCCAGGCGCTGGAGGGCATGGAGACCTGCCTGGCGCAGGGTGAGGGTGAGGGTGAGGCGATGCTGCAGCGCTTTCTGGCCGAAGCTGCCGCACCGCAGGAGGCCTCCCTCATGCCGCCCGGCCCGGCGGATCGACCGCTGACGGAGGAGGGCCGACGACGCCTGCTGGCCGACCTCGGGCTGCTGCGCGACTGCGAGGGAGTGCCGGCGGGGCTGCCGGTCGGTGCCCGCATCCTCGTGCTGGAAGCGGGCGAGGACCGCATCGTGCCGCCCGCCTCCCGGCAGGCCCTGCTTGCCGAGCTGACCGCAGCCGGGCACCGGCCCGAACGCCGATGCCTGGAGGGGGTGGGCCATGCCCTGCTCAGCCCGCTGCTGCTCCCGACGGTGCTGGCGTGGCTGGAGCAGACAGCGTGA